One genomic region from Populus nigra chromosome 8, ddPopNigr1.1, whole genome shotgun sequence encodes:
- the LOC133700861 gene encoding glycine cleavage system H protein 3, mitochondrial, producing MALRLWASSTANALRISVASSTAHLSPSYSLSRCFSTVVDGLKYASSHEWVKHEGPVATIGITDHAQDHLGEVVFVDLPEPEGSVSQGKSFGAVESVKATSDINSPISGEIVEVNTKLSETPGLINKSPYEEGWMIKVKPSNPSELQSLLGPKEYTKFCEEEESH from the exons ATGGCACTGAGGTTGTGGGCTTCTTCAACGGCCAATGCACTGAGAATCTCTGTTGCCTCCTCCACAGCTCACCTCTCTCCTTCCTACTCCCTCTCAAGATGCTTCTCTACTG TTGTAGATGGGTTGAAGTATGCATCTTCACATGAGTGGGTGAAGCATGAAGGTCCGGTGGCCACTATTGGCATTACAGATCATGCTCAG GATCATCTGGGAGAAGTAGTGTTCGTAGACTTGCCAGAACCGGAAGGTTCTGTCAGCCAAGGGAAGAGCTTTGGAGCAGTGGAAAGCGTGAAAGCAACTAGTGATATCAATTCTCCAATCTCCGGCGAGATTGTTGAGGTTAATACAAAGCTTAGTGAAACTCCTGGACTG ATAAATAAAAGTCCATATGAAGAGGGATGGATGATCAAGGTGAAGCCAAGCAACCCATCAGAATTACAGTCCCTACTTGGTCCAAAGGAATACACAAAATTCTGTGAGGAAGAAGAATCTCATTAG
- the LOC133700892 gene encoding uncharacterized protein LOC133700892 isoform X1 → MGEINEEDEAKSNHSNIDDNGNMAEITVKTIGPSPPSRLLLPSPIKVRDLRKLVAENRHLPIENLRLILRGNVLHDSRDEDDIRLNNGDSLIVAVKPKPPAKHLRDGFDDDDDDLKFQLPQSASRWKRRLYFFLHDKLKLPDILLMGLFSLSLKAWAVFILWFILAPVAHRWDLGPIYIIGTGFVIILLNLGRRQAGDLSAYSIFNEDFRELPGTLNADRLDRDIRAGQF, encoded by the exons ATGGGAGAGATTAATGAAGAAGACGAAGCAAAGAGCAATCACAGCAACATCGACGATAATGGTAATATGGCTGAAATCACCGTCAAAACTATTGGCCCTTCTCCTCCATCTCGCCTCCTCCTTCCTTCTCCCATCAAA GTCCGTGATTTGAGGAAGTTGGTTGCTGAAAATAGGCACCTACCAATTGAGAATTTAAGGCTTATCTTGCGCGGGAATGTATTGCATGATAGCAGAGATGAGGATGATATACGGCTTAATAATGGAG ATTCCCTGATTGTCGCTGTCAAACCAAAGCCGCCAGCAAAACATCTCCGAGATGgatttgatgatgatgacgatgatCTG AAGTTTCAGCTGCCACAATCAGCAAGTCGGTGGAAGAGGAGGCTTTATTTCTTTCTGCATGATAAGTTAAAGCTCCCTG ATATCCTTTTGATGGGACTTTTCTCTCTCAGTCTGAAGGCATGggctgtttttattttatggttcaTTTTGGCACCTGTTGCCCACAGATGGGATCTGGGACCAATATAT ATAATCGGCACTGGCTTTGTTATCATCCTTCTGAATCTTGGGCGGAGGCAAGCTGGTGATCTCAG CGCATATTCTATCTTCAATGAAGACTTTAGGGAGCTTCCTGGGACCCTTAACGCAGATCGCCTGGATAGAGACATTCGGGCCGGCCAGTTTTGA
- the LOC133700892 gene encoding uncharacterized protein LOC133700892 isoform X2, with product MKKTKQRAITATSTIMVRDLRKLVAENRHLPIENLRLILRGNVLHDSRDEDDIRLNNGDSLIVAVKPKPPAKHLRDGFDDDDDDLKFQLPQSASRWKRRLYFFLHDKLKLPDILLMGLFSLSLKAWAVFILWFILAPVAHRWDLGPIYIIGTGFVIILLNLGRRQAGDLSAYSIFNEDFRELPGTLNADRLDRDIRAGQF from the exons ATGAAGAAGACGAAGCAAAGAGCAATCACAGCAACATCGACGATAATG GTCCGTGATTTGAGGAAGTTGGTTGCTGAAAATAGGCACCTACCAATTGAGAATTTAAGGCTTATCTTGCGCGGGAATGTATTGCATGATAGCAGAGATGAGGATGATATACGGCTTAATAATGGAG ATTCCCTGATTGTCGCTGTCAAACCAAAGCCGCCAGCAAAACATCTCCGAGATGgatttgatgatgatgacgatgatCTG AAGTTTCAGCTGCCACAATCAGCAAGTCGGTGGAAGAGGAGGCTTTATTTCTTTCTGCATGATAAGTTAAAGCTCCCTG ATATCCTTTTGATGGGACTTTTCTCTCTCAGTCTGAAGGCATGggctgtttttattttatggttcaTTTTGGCACCTGTTGCCCACAGATGGGATCTGGGACCAATATAT ATAATCGGCACTGGCTTTGTTATCATCCTTCTGAATCTTGGGCGGAGGCAAGCTGGTGATCTCAG CGCATATTCTATCTTCAATGAAGACTTTAGGGAGCTTCCTGGGACCCTTAACGCAGATCGCCTGGATAGAGACATTCGGGCCGGCCAGTTTTGA
- the LOC133700534 gene encoding protein phosphatase 2C 29: MGSGLSTLFPCFKPPNNNQQDLIFTASEPLDETLGHSFCYVRSSNRFLSPTPSDRFVSPSHSLRFSPARPVPETGFKSISGASVSANTSTPRTVLQLDNIYDDAIDVINSSNNTGGFVTYSAGGARANNTGSIVNNVNGFESTASFSALPLQPVPRGGGGFFLSGPIERGALSGPLDPSTSGTTDGSGGRVHFSAPLGGIYVKNKKRRGKGMSGFKKAMYRNISEKSRPWVVPVLNFVNRRENSGTVEEMEGREEGDNVQWALGKAGEDRVHVVVSEEHGWLFVGIYDGFNGPDAPEFLMGNLYRAVFNELQGLFWEVVEEEPQETIHVEGIENKTDPLVEKSGASDVKDLIVKSECNLVSKADPLEEIYVKKDGDGISCGMESNAVNQDRVKRVTFQPEETEGTASTRRRRLWEFLAEDDLEDGLDLSGSDRFAFSVDDAISVGNAGSAVSRRWLLLSKLKQGLSKHKERKLFPWKFGLEGKGKVEVEVESSKVEERVLKRKWKAGPVDHDLVLGALSRALEATELAYLDMTDKVLDTNPELALMGSCLLAVLMRDEDVYVMNVGDSRAIVAQYEPQEVGSSVCENELSTEAIIETRLTALQLSTDHSTSIEEEVIRIKNEHPDDNQCIVNDRVKGRLKVTRAFGAGFLKRPKLNDALLEMFRNEYIGTAPYISCSPSLHHYQLCPRDQFLVLSSDGLYQYLTNQEVVFHVESFMEKFPDGDPAQHLIEELLSRAAKKAGMDFHELLDIPQGDRRKYHDDVTVMVISLEGRIWKSSGKYL, from the exons ATGGGAAGTGGACTCTCCACACTCTTCCCTTGCTTCAAACCGCCAAACAACAACCAACAGGATTTGATTTTCACTGCTTCTGAGCCGTTAGATGAAACCCTAGGCCACTCATTCTGTTACGTCCGATCTTCTAACCGCTTTCTCTCTCCTACTCCCTCCGATCGCTTTGTCTCTCCTTCCCACTCTCTCCGTTTCTCACCGGCCCGGCCCGTACCCGAAACCGGCTTCAAGTCCATTTCCGGTGCTTCCGTTTCTGCTAACACCTCCACTCCTAGAACCGTCCTCCAACTTGACAATATTTACGACGATGCCATTGATGTTATTAATTCTTCGAACAATACTGGCGGCTTTGTTACTTATTCTGCTGGAGGTGCAAGGGCTAATAATACTGGCAGTATTGTGAATAATGTGAATGGATTTGAGAGCACGGCGTCGTTTAGCGCGTTGCCGTTACAGCCAGTGCCACGTGGAGGgggagggttttttttgtcGGGTCCGATTGAGAGAGGCGCATTGTCGGGTCCGCTTGACCCGAGTACGAGTGGAACAACCGATGGAAGTGGCGGGCGGGTGCATTTCTCGGCTCCACTTGGTGgcatttatgtaaaaaacaagaagaggagGGGGAAGGGCATGTCGGGGTTTAAGAAGGCTATGTATCGGAATATTTCGGAGAAGAGCCGGCCGTGGGTTGTTCCGGTGTTGAATTTCGTGAACCGGAGGGAGAATTCGGGGACTGTAGAGGAGATGGAGGGGAGAGAAGAAGGGGATAACGTGCAGTGGGCGTTAGGGAAGGCAGGAGAGGATAGGGTGCACGTGGTTGTATCGGAGGAACACGGATGGTTGTTTGTTGGGATTTATGATGGGTTTAACGGACCTGATGCGCCGGAGTTCTTGATGGGGAATCTATATAGAGCTGTTTTTAATGAACTTCAAGGTTTGTTTTGGGAGGTTGTTGAAGAGGAGCCTCAAGAGACTATTCATGTGGaaggaattgaaaataaaacagaCCCATTAGTGGAAAAGAGTGGTGCAAGTGACGTGAAGGATCTAATTGTCAAAAGTGAATGCAACTTGGTGTCAAAAGCGGATCCATTAGAggaaatttatgttaaaaaggaCGGCGACGGCATATCTTGTGGAATGGAATCTAATGCGGTAAATCAGGATAGAGTGAAGAGGGTTACGTTTCAACCAGAGGAGACGGAGGGGACAGCTAGTACCCGGAGGAGGAGGTTATGGGAGTTCCTAGCTGAGGATGATCTGGAAGATGGGCTTGATCTTTCCGGGTCTGATAGATTTGCCTTCTCTGTTGATGATGCGATTAGTGTAGGTAATGCAGGGTCAGCTGTTAGCAGAAGGTGGTTACTGTTGTCAAAATTGAAACAAGGTTTGTCGAAACATAAGGAGAGGAAGTTGTTTCCGTGGAAGTTCGGATTGGAGGGAAAGGGgaaggtggaggtggaggtggagagTAGTAAAGTAGAGGAAAGGGTTTTGAAGAGGAAATGGAAGGCGGGACCTGTTGACCATGATTTGGTTTTGGGGGCATTGTCAAGGGCGTTAGAGGCGACTGAATTAGCGTACTTGGACATGACAGATAAGGTGTTGGATACCAATCCGGAGTTGGCATTGATGGGCTCGTGTTTGCTGGCTGTGTTGATGAGGGATGAAGATGTGTATGTGATGAATGTGGGTGATAGCAGGGCAATTGTTGCCCAGTATGAGCCACAAGAAGTTGGTTCTAGTGTATGTGAAAATGAACTGAGCACGGAGGCAATAATTGAAACGAGATTGACTGCATTGCAGCTATCTACTGATCACAGCACAAGCATTGAAGAA GAAGTCATTAGAATCAAGAATGAGCACCCAGATGATAACCAATGTATTGTGAATGACAGGGTGAAAGGTCGTTTGAAGGTTACCAGAGCCTTTGGGGCTGGATTTCTGAAAAGG CCCAAGTTGAATGATGCCTTGCTGGAAATGTTTCGAAATGAGTATATTGGCACCGCACCATACATATCCTGTTCACCTTCTCTTCATCATTATCAACTGTGTCCAAGAGATCAGTTTTTAGTCCTCTCATCTGATGGATTATATCAGTATCTGACAAATCAGGAAGTGGTTTTTCATGTTGAGAGTTTCATGGAGAAGTTTCCTGATGGAGACCCTGCACAGCACCTGATAGAGGAGCTTCTTTCTCGTGCAGCCAAGAAAGCTG GAATGGATTTCCATGAATTACTGGACATCCCGCAAGGGGATCGCCGAAAGTACCATGATGATGTTACCGTTATGGTAATATCACTTGAAGGAAGAATTTGGAAATCATCGGGGAAGTACCTTTAA
- the LOC133700535 gene encoding pentatricopeptide repeat-containing protein At5g46580, chloroplastic, whose translation MAASLSTALDVHFTIPKSDTKRPIFFTSPIRHNPPKKRLAISCNSSTSETSSSIKPPQNLSESPSPKNPSLSDQLKPLSATTLSTKDHKAQLLSKPKSTWVNPTRPKRSVLSLQRQKKSLYSYNPQIRELKLFAKKLNDCGSGEDEFESVLETIPYPPTRENALLILNSLRPWQKTHLFFNWIKTRNVFPMETIFYNVTMKSLRYGLQFDIIEELANEMVSNEIQLDNITYSTIITCAKKCSRFDKAVEWFERMYKTGLMPDEVTYSAILDVYAKLGKVEEVLSLYERGVASGWKPDPITFSVLAKMFGEAGDYDGIRYVLQEMKSLGVQPNLVVYNTLLEAMGKAGKPGLARSLFEEMVDSGLTPSEKTLTALAKIYGKARWARDAMDLWERMRSNNWPMDFILYNTLLNMCADLGLVEEAEMLFEDMKRSEKCRPDSWTFTAMLNIYGSGGNADKSMELFEEMSKLGIGLNIMGCTCLVQCLGKARRIDDLVKVFNVAIDGGVKLDDRFCGCLLSVASLCDESEDVAKVLACLKQANPRLVALVRLIEEEETRFETLKEEFRAVVSGAVVETRRPFCNCLIDICRKRDLHGRAHELLYLGTLYGLYPDLHHKTVKEWSLDVRSLSVGAAHTALEEWMGTLTKFVQRNEELPELFSAHTGSGTHKFSQGLANSFDSHVKKLAAPFRQSEERAGHFVATREDLVTWVQSRIPSSVTA comes from the coding sequence ATGGCTGCCAGTCTTTCTACAGCTCTCGATGTCCATTTTACAATACCAAAATCAGATACAAAGAGACCCATTTTCTTCACTTCACCAATCAGGCATAACCCCCCCAAGAAAAGACTCGCCATTTCTTGCAACTCTTCCACCTCAGAAACATCATCCTCTATAAAACCACCACAAAATCTCTCAGAATCACCCAGCCCCAAAAACCCTTCTTTATCTGACCAACTCAAGCCTCTCTCCGCAACCACTCTCTCCACCAAAGACCATAAAGCTCAACTCTTGTCAAAACCCAAGTCCACATGGGTCAACCCCACAAGACCAAAAAGGTCAGTGCTTTCACTTCAAAGGCAAAAGAAGTCTCTTTACTCTTACAATCCTCAAATTAGAGAGTTGAAACTCTTTGCGAAGAAGCTGAATGATTGTGGTTCTGGTGAGGATGAGTTTGAGTCTGTTCTTGAGACAATCCCATACCCACCAACTAGAGAAAATGCTCTCTTGATACTCAATAGCTTGAGGCCATGGCAAAAGACTCATCTTTTCTTCAACTGGATCAAGACCCGGAATGTATTTCCCATGGAAACCATATTCTACAATGTCACAATGAAGTCTTTGAGGTACGGGTTGCAGTTTGATATCATTGAGGAGCTTGCTAATGAGATGGTAAGCAATGAGATTCAGCTTGATAACATTACTTATTCAACTATTATTACTTGTGCTAAAAAATGCAGTAGGTTTGATAAGGCTGTGGAGTGGTTTGAAAGAATGTATAAAACTGGATTAATGCCTGATGAGGTCACATATTCTGCTATTTTAGATGTTTATGCTAAATTAGGCAAGGTTGAAGAGGTTTTAAGTTTGTATGAGAGAGGGGTAGCTAGTGGGTGGAAACCCGACCCTATAACATTCTCTGTATTGGCAAAGATGTTTGGTGAGGCTGGAGATTATGATGGCATTAGGTATGTTTTGCAAGAAATGAAGTCTCTTGGCGTGCAGCCTAATTTGGTTGTGTATAATACATTGTTGGAGGCAATGGGCAAGGCAGGGAAGCCTGGCTTGGCTAGAAGTTTATTTGAGGAGATGGTGGACTCAGGGCTAACCCCGAGTGAGAAAACACTAACTGCACTAGCTAAGATTTATGGTAAGGCTAGGTGGGCCAGGGATGCCATGGATTTATGGGAACGAATGAGGTCAAATAACTGGCCAATGGATTTCATTTTATACAATACGTTGTTGAACATGTGCGCAGATCTTGGCCTCGTTGAGGAGGCCGAGATGTTGTTTGAGGATATGAAGAGATCAGAGAAATGTAGGCCAGATAGTTGGACTTTCACTGCTATGCTAAATATATATGGCAGTGGAGGGAATGCTGATAAATCAATGGAGTTGTTTGAAGAGATGTCTAAGTTGGGTATTGGGCTTAATATAATGGGTTGCACTTGTTTGGTTCAGTGCTTAGGGAAGGCAAGAAGAATTGATGATTTGGTTAAAGTTTTTAATGTTGCGATTGATGGAGGGGTTAAGCTGGATGATAGGTTTTGTGGGTGCCTGCTCTCTGTTGCATCGTTATGTGATGAGAGTGAGGATGTTGCTAAGGTCCTAGCTTGTTTGAAGCAAGCTAATCCAAGGTTGGTTGCCCTTGTGAGAttgattgaagaagaagaaactcgCTTTGAGACCCTAAAAGAGGAGTTTAGGGCTGTTGTCAGCGGCGCCGTGGTGGAAACAAGAAGACCCTTTTGTAATTGCTTAATAGATATATGTAGGAAGAGAGATCTTCATGGGAGAGCACATGAGCTGCTCTATCTGGGAACCCTTTACGGATTATACCCAGATTTACACCACAAGACTGTAAAGGAGTGGAGTTTGGATGTGCGCTCACTGTCTGTGGGTGCAGCTCACACTGCACTTGAAGAGTGGATGGGGACCTTGACCAAATTCGTGCAGCGCAATGAGGAATTGCCAGAGTTATTTTCAGCTCACACGGGTTCAGGAACTCACAAGTTCTCACAAGGCTTAGCCAATTCCTTTGATTCCCATGTGAAGAAACTTGCAGCACCTTTTAGGCAGAGTGAAGAGAGAGCTGGTCATTTCGTGGCCACACGGGAGGATTTGGTAACTTGGGTGCAATCAAGGATTCCGTCTTCGGTGACAGCATGA
- the LOC133702079 gene encoding protein ABCI7, chloroplastic — protein MSVSAFTPQIHTPLTSKPKIKHRQKQKPKSFSLSTTPITQASFSDPFVLQLAETLEDSLSPSVSLQKLRDSSSESLLSTSWPSRKDEPFRFTDTSFIRHSQILPITKPPQLDYLPSINGDTLLPNIVIADGFVLNSMSKVSTLPDGVYVGGLLSNSSDRIAKRVLEFVGDFEWGDLFWSINGLGTPVMTVVYVPAGVKVDNPIHFKYVSVEGGEEGSKNLPVSNPRVFVVVEEGGEVGIIEEFVSKEGNDNKRYWANPVLEVVIGKGAKVRHSYVQSQSLNSAHIKWTAVRQEAASSYELVEVSTGGKLSRHNLHVQQLGPDTATELSTFHLSVGDQTQDLHSRLVLDHPRGYSQQLHKCIVAHSQGQAVFDGNVKVNRYAQQTDAGQLTRSLLLEPRATVNVKPNLQIIADDVKCSHGAAISDVEETQLFYFQARGIDLETARKALVFSFGAEVIEKLPYSFIRKQVENHVKGLLDSSFKGSSH, from the exons ATGTCTGTTTCAGCTTTCACTCCCCAAATTCATACACCCCTTACAAGTAAACCCAAAATCAAGCACAGACAGAAACAGAAGCCCAAAAGCTTTTCACTTTCCACAACCCCAATAACACAAGCAAGTTTCTCTGACCCTTTTGTTCTTCAATTAGCCGAGACTCTTGAAGACTCCCTTTCTCCTTCTGTCTCTCTTCAAAAACTCAGAGATTCCTCCTCTGAATCTCTTCTCTCTACTTCCTGGCCTTCTCGTAAAGATGAGCCCTTTAGGTTCACCGATACTTCATTCATCAGGCACTCTCAAATCCTTCCAATCACCAAACCACCACAATTAGATTATTTACCAAGCATTAATGGGGATACCCTCTTGCCTAATATTGTTATTGCTGATGGGTTTGTGTTAAATTCTATGTCAAAGGTGTCTACTTTACCTGATGGGGTTTATGTAGGTGGTTTGTTGAGTAATTCTAGTGATAGAATTGCCAAAAGGGTATTGGAGTTTGTAGGTGATTTTGAATGGGGTGATTTGTTTTGGTCAATTAATGGATTAGGAACTCCTGTTATGACTGTGGTTTATGTTCCTGCTGGTGTAAAGGTGGACAATCCAATCCATTTTAAGTATGTTTCAGTCGAGGGAGGAGAGGAGGGGTCTAAAAACTTGCCAGTTTCGAATCCGAGGGTGTTTGTAGTGGTGGAGGAGGGAGGGGAGGTTGGGATAATTGAGGAGTTCGTGAGTAAAGAAGGGAATGATAATAAGCGTTATTGGGCGAATCCTGTTCTAGAAGTGGTGATTGGGAAAGGAGCAAAGGTTCGGCATTCTTATGTGCAGAGTCAGTCCTTAAATTCTGCTCATATAAAGTGGACTGCAGTGCGACAG GAAGCAGCTAGTTCCTATGAGCTTGTAGAGGTAAGCACTGGTGGGAAATTGAGTAGGCACAATCTCCATGTTCAACAATTGGGCCCAGATACGGCAACTGAGTTATCAACTTTCCACTTGTCTGTTGGTGATCAAACACAAGATTTACACAGTAGGCTAGTCTTGGACCATCCAAGAGGTTATTCTCAGCAACTTCACAAGTGTATTGTTGCTCATTCACAAGGACAAGCTGTCTTTGATGGGAATGTAAAGGTTAACAG ATATGCTCAGCAGACAGATGCGGGACAATTAACAAGGAGCCTCCTCCTTGAACCACGTGCAACTGTGAATGTCAAACCCAATCTCCAAATTATTGCTGATGATGTCAAGTGCTCCCATGGAGCTGCAATAAGTGATGTGGAAGAAACCCAACTCTTCTACTTCCAGGCACGTGGCATTGACCTAGAGACGGCTCGAAAAGCTCTTGTATTTTCCTTTGGTGCTGAGGTGATTGAGAAGTTACCCTATTCTTTCATCCGGAAACAAGTCGAGAATCATGTCAAGGGGTTGCTGGATTCCTCTTTCAAGGGATCCTCGCATTGA